The Thermococcus sp. genome window below encodes:
- a CDS encoding sulfide-dependent adenosine diphosphate thiazole synthase codes for MKEVEISRAIVEAYFNDLLENLSLDVAIVGAGPSGMVAGYYLAKNGAKVAIFEKKLSIGGGIWGGAMGFNRIVVQEEAKEILDEFGINYRPFKNGLYVADAIETATTIASKAVKAGVKFFNMIEVEDLVVKENRVVGIVINWTPVMMTGLHVDPLTVEARFVVDSTGHDAQISQHLLKRGLIERIPGEGPMWAEKGEELTVKHTREVFPGLYVTGMAANALAGAPRMGPIFGGMFLSGRKAAFEILQKLR; via the coding sequence ATGAAGGAGGTCGAGATAAGCAGGGCGATAGTCGAGGCATACTTCAACGATCTCCTTGAGAACCTTTCGCTGGATGTTGCCATTGTAGGTGCCGGTCCCTCCGGAATGGTCGCCGGCTACTACCTGGCAAAGAATGGAGCGAAGGTGGCGATATTTGAGAAGAAGCTCTCAATAGGAGGCGGAATCTGGGGCGGTGCAATGGGTTTCAACAGGATAGTAGTTCAGGAGGAAGCGAAAGAAATCCTCGACGAGTTCGGGATAAACTACAGACCCTTCAAAAACGGCCTCTACGTTGCCGATGCCATAGAGACTGCAACCACTATAGCGAGCAAAGCTGTGAAAGCTGGTGTGAAGTTCTTCAACATGATTGAGGTCGAGGATTTGGTTGTTAAGGAAAACCGCGTCGTCGGAATCGTCATCAACTGGACGCCGGTAATGATGACGGGCCTCCACGTTGACCCCCTAACCGTCGAGGCCAGATTCGTCGTCGATTCAACGGGCCATGACGCTCAAATAAGCCAGCACCTCCTCAAGCGCGGGCTGATAGAGAGGATTCCCGGCGAGGGGCCTATGTGGGCCGAGAAGGGCGAAGAGCTGACGGTGAAGCACACGAGGGAGGTGTTCCCTGGCCTCTACGTCACAGGCATGGCGGCGAACGCTTTAGCTGGAGCGCCGAGGATGGGGCCGATATTCGGTGGTATGTTCCTGAGCGGGAGGAAAGCGGCCTTTGAAATTCTCCAGAAGCTGAGGTGA
- the thiD gene encoding bifunctional hydroxymethylpyrimidine kinase/phosphomethylpyrimidine kinase has translation MAVLIIAGLDTGGGAGLKADIETVSALGEHPLPVLTSITYQNPAEVRGYHILPPGVVREQIRAVKGHFEIRAVKIGMLGNGKVAKIVAEETGGLLRVFDPVMESSTGAKLVDSVDSVKTLIPGSIVTPNIPEAEALSGIKIRSVEDMKEAARIIAEGLEVEAVVVKGGHLSYTDVLYWKGKFYEFPGEMVEGFTHGTGCAFSSALAAFLAKGFKLPEAVERAKRFVEGSIRFSKAEARAVNPLWELERDAHRWRAREELEEAVGELVKLGEKLNPHIPEVGTNFALATPFNEVFAVKGRIVRYGKTVKPVGPVELNASDHLRRALLKMREFYPEVTAVLNLRYSEELVEKAKRLGLVVSFYNRREEPEEVKRAEKGTMEWGIESAVKRAGKRPDLIYHLGDWGKEPMVLIFGRNTKEVVERVEHLLG, from the coding sequence ATGGCCGTTTTGATTATAGCGGGCCTCGACACGGGGGGTGGAGCCGGTTTAAAGGCCGACATCGAGACAGTTTCAGCCCTGGGTGAACACCCACTTCCCGTTCTTACCTCCATCACCTATCAGAACCCCGCGGAAGTAAGAGGTTATCACATCCTCCCACCGGGGGTCGTGAGGGAGCAGATAAGGGCCGTCAAAGGCCACTTCGAAATCAGAGCAGTCAAAATCGGAATGCTTGGTAACGGAAAGGTAGCAAAGATTGTCGCGGAGGAGACGGGGGGTCTTCTGAGGGTTTTTGACCCCGTCATGGAATCGAGCACCGGTGCAAAGCTCGTGGACTCGGTTGACTCCGTCAAGACGCTCATCCCGGGTTCAATAGTCACTCCCAACATCCCCGAGGCGGAAGCGCTGAGCGGAATTAAAATCCGCTCGGTCGAGGATATGAAAGAAGCGGCAAGAATAATCGCTGAGGGACTTGAAGTAGAGGCCGTCGTTGTCAAGGGCGGGCATTTAAGCTACACGGACGTCCTCTACTGGAAAGGTAAGTTTTACGAGTTTCCCGGGGAAATGGTGGAGGGCTTCACCCACGGGACCGGCTGTGCTTTTTCCTCTGCTCTGGCAGCGTTCCTTGCTAAGGGGTTTAAGCTTCCAGAGGCCGTTGAAAGGGCAAAGCGCTTCGTTGAAGGCTCAATAAGGTTCTCGAAGGCTGAAGCCAGAGCCGTTAATCCCCTCTGGGAGCTTGAGAGGGACGCCCACCGCTGGAGAGCTAGAGAAGAGCTTGAAGAAGCCGTTGGAGAACTCGTGAAGCTCGGCGAAAAGCTGAACCCCCACATCCCGGAGGTGGGAACGAACTTCGCCTTGGCGACGCCTTTCAACGAGGTCTTTGCCGTGAAGGGTAGGATAGTCCGCTACGGAAAAACGGTTAAGCCCGTCGGCCCGGTTGAGCTCAACGCCAGCGACCACCTGAGGAGGGCTCTCCTAAAGATGCGCGAGTTTTATCCAGAAGTCACGGCCGTTCTTAACCTCCGCTATTCGGAGGAACTCGTCGAAAAGGCCAAAAGGCTTGGCCTCGTTGTCTCCTTCTACAATAGAAGGGAGGAGCCGGAGGAGGTGAAGAGGGCCGAGAAGGGAACTATGGAGTGGGGGATAGAGAGCGCCGTGAAAAGAGCCGGTAAGAGGCCAGATTTAATCTACCACCTTGGAGACTGGGGCAAGGAGC